One window of the Novosphingobium sp. KACC 22771 genome contains the following:
- a CDS encoding NAD-dependent succinate-semialdehyde dehydrogenase, with protein sequence MTIDLRLSEPALLRDAAFVGGAWVKGAATIAVTNPADGSLVGTVPNLGEAETRGAVDAAVPAQAAWARETGKARGGVLRRWGELMLAHQEDLARIMTAEQGKPLAEARGEVAYAASFLEWFADEARRITGDVLTPHQSNRRILVRKEPVGIVAAVTPWNFPLAMITRKAGPALAAGCAIVIKPSELTPLSALALAYLGELAGVPAGLLSVVTGDSAPIGNVLTGDKRIAKFTFTGSTGVGKMLAARCMETVKRVSLELGGNAPFIVFDDADVDAAVEGAIASKFRNAGQTCVCANRLIVQSGIYDEFAKRLAVRVAGLEVGPGLAGPSDQGPLIDGRAVEKAKAHVADAVARGGTVLTGGAQVDGAGTFFAPTVITGVPADALLCREETFGPVAGLVRFETEEEAIAIANDTDAGLASYLFTRDYERVWRVPEALRYGMVGVNTGLISTEVAPFGGVKESGMGREGSHYGMDDYLSIKMVCLAVEG encoded by the coding sequence ATGACGATCGATCTCAGGCTGAGCGAGCCTGCGCTGCTGCGCGATGCGGCTTTTGTGGGCGGCGCATGGGTGAAGGGCGCAGCCACGATTGCCGTGACCAACCCTGCCGATGGCAGCCTTGTGGGCACGGTTCCCAATCTGGGCGAGGCCGAGACGCGCGGCGCGGTGGATGCCGCCGTCCCGGCGCAGGCCGCATGGGCGCGTGAGACGGGCAAGGCGCGCGGCGGCGTGCTGCGCCGCTGGGGCGAGCTGATGCTGGCGCACCAGGAAGACCTGGCCCGCATCATGACCGCCGAACAGGGCAAGCCGCTGGCCGAGGCGCGCGGCGAGGTGGCCTATGCCGCCAGCTTCCTTGAATGGTTTGCCGACGAGGCGCGGCGCATCACCGGCGATGTGCTGACCCCGCATCAGTCCAACCGCCGGATTCTTGTCCGCAAGGAGCCGGTGGGCATTGTCGCGGCCGTCACGCCGTGGAATTTCCCGCTGGCGATGATTACGCGCAAGGCTGGCCCCGCTTTGGCGGCGGGCTGCGCCATTGTTATCAAGCCATCGGAACTGACGCCTTTGTCGGCGCTGGCCCTGGCCTATCTTGGCGAACTGGCGGGCGTTCCGGCGGGTCTGCTCAGCGTTGTTACCGGCGATTCCGCGCCTATCGGCAATGTGCTGACCGGCGACAAGCGGATCGCCAAATTCACCTTCACCGGATCGACGGGCGTTGGCAAAATGCTGGCCGCGCGCTGTATGGAAACGGTCAAGCGGGTGTCGCTGGAGCTGGGCGGCAATGCGCCTTTCATCGTGTTTGACGATGCCGATGTCGATGCCGCCGTCGAAGGCGCGATTGCCAGCAAATTCCGCAACGCGGGCCAAACCTGCGTCTGCGCCAATCGCCTGATCGTGCAATCGGGCATTTACGATGAGTTTGCAAAGCGTCTGGCCGTGCGCGTGGCCGGTCTCGAGGTCGGGCCGGGCCTTGCCGGGCCCTCCGACCAAGGCCCGTTGATCGATGGCCGCGCGGTGGAAAAGGCCAAGGCGCATGTGGCCGATGCGGTGGCCCGTGGCGGCACGGTGCTGACCGGCGGTGCGCAGGTGGACGGCGCAGGCACCTTCTTTGCCCCCACCGTCATCACCGGGGTTCCGGCCGATGCGTTGCTGTGCCGCGAGGAAACCTTTGGCCCGGTGGCGGGTCTGGTGCGGTTTGAAACCGAGGAAGAGGCCATCGCCATTGCCAATGACACCGATGCGGGTCTGGCCTCCTATCTCTTCACCCGCGATTACGAGCGGGTGTGGCGCGTGCCCGAGGCGCTGCGCTACGGCATGGTGGGGGTCAACACCGGTCTGATTTCCACCGAAGTGGCGCCCTTTGGCGGGGTGAAGGAATCGGGCATGGGCCGCGAAGGCTCGCATTATGGCATGGACGATTATCTGAGCATCAAGATGGTCTGTCTGGCCGTTGAAGGCTGA
- a CDS encoding alpha/beta hydrolase has translation MYGCMLALILPVAAHTQPADAPVVLAAQPLWSDGPPDAGRWKGALDQPVAEELRDNGATLWNVTRPTLQAFLPPKGKGNGAGVIVAPGGGFRLLSIQSEGVAVARWLAVHGYAAFLLKYRVVQQAPGETVEALRKRIAATMTIDETGAAGVADGRQALKLLRAKAGDYHIDPHRIGVVGFSAGAHIAGMLAHAADPNDRADFAGLIYGLPFPASMPPIPQANLPYPPGTPKEPWLQPKPTPAPDALPPLFLAMAQDDLAVGVGVRDYYGKLLAAGYHPETHLYTRGGHGFGLRGTGTTVDHWIEEFDWWMTQILADKNEKRTK, from the coding sequence ATGTACGGGTGCATGCTTGCGCTGATCCTGCCCGTTGCCGCCCATACGCAACCTGCTGATGCGCCTGTCGTTCTTGCTGCACAGCCGCTGTGGTCCGATGGCCCGCCCGATGCCGGGCGTTGGAAGGGCGCGCTTGATCAGCCGGTGGCCGAGGAACTGCGCGACAATGGCGCGACGCTCTGGAACGTCACCCGGCCCACGCTTCAGGCGTTTCTTCCGCCAAAGGGCAAGGGCAATGGCGCCGGGGTGATCGTGGCGCCGGGCGGCGGCTTCCGCCTGCTCTCGATCCAGAGCGAAGGGGTGGCTGTTGCGCGCTGGCTGGCGGTGCATGGCTATGCCGCCTTCCTGCTCAAATATCGCGTGGTGCAGCAGGCTCCGGGCGAAACGGTGGAGGCCCTGCGCAAACGGATCGCCGCCACGATGACCATTGACGAGACAGGGGCGGCAGGTGTTGCCGATGGCCGTCAGGCGCTCAAATTGCTGCGTGCCAAGGCTGGGGACTATCACATTGATCCGCATCGCATCGGCGTGGTGGGTTTTTCCGCGGGCGCTCACATTGCCGGTATGTTGGCGCATGCAGCGGACCCAAACGATCGCGCCGATTTTGCCGGGCTGATCTACGGCCTGCCCTTTCCCGCCAGCATGCCGCCCATTCCGCAGGCCAATCTGCCCTATCCGCCCGGCACGCCCAAGGAGCCGTGGCTGCAGCCCAAGCCGACCCCGGCGCCCGATGCCTTGCCGCCTTTATTTCTGGCGATGGCCCAGGATGATCTGGCCGTGGGCGTTGGCGTGCGGGACTATTATGGCAAATTGCTGGCCGCCGGCTATCACCCCGAAACGCATCTTTATACGCGCGGCGGCCACGGTTTCGGCCTGCGCGGAACGGGCACCACAGTCGATCATTGGATCGAGGAATTCGACTGGTGGATGACCCAGATACTGGCCGACAAGAACGAGAAGAGGACCAAGTGA
- a CDS encoding xanthine dehydrogenase family protein molybdopterin-binding subunit, translating into MSRILNLSRRQMLHGLGAGALALGFGFPARAQGDARFGAMIAITPDGAVHFTCPSSEMGQGTQETLARLVAEELDCDWARMQVLLPWADRAFINPAMGKQMTASSATTVGYFLPLRRAGAAARAMLMAAGAARWGVAVDQVSTQGGEVVHASSGLRLTYGALAGEAARLPVPGDVALKNSADFRLIGGKSPRKDLAAKVMGQAEFGIDVVRPDMLVGALALAPHPRAKVEAANLAQVKAMPGVVAVVPVDGGYAVLASRFWTAKKAAEALKLTVLSSPTAGVDDAAINASLTRAFAEKAPVPFPDFDFSTMRPRAGGADKPAVLAAIAAAPRRVEAEYDVPYLAHAAMEPLNCSAILADGQLTLCGPMQSPEAVRALAAQMSGLPLDKVRVEVTFLGGGFGRKWATDFPIPAMQAAMAVPGRWVKLVWTRENDLAMDQFRPAYRVKSVAGIGADGALLAIHSRMAGQSINTYHKRQGFPGMADPTAAGLLIYGCYATPMKLIEFHEADLAIPVGFWRSVTMSQNTFFAESFIDEVARAAGRDPYAYRRALLAGEPRIRRALDKAAAMIGWDRPKAKGVGRGIALTYNEGHVCAQAVEVHVAKGKLAIRRIVAAFDCGVMVDPPGVESQISGGIIFGLQAALWGGVSFADGRPTISNFNDVRLPGLADVPPIEVALIPSGTTPGNAGEAGTPPIAPALANAIADAGGGRVRRLPLSLRFELENA; encoded by the coding sequence ATGAGCCGCATTCTTAATCTGAGCCGCCGCCAGATGCTGCATGGGCTGGGCGCCGGGGCTTTGGCGTTGGGCTTTGGCTTTCCGGCGCGGGCGCAGGGCGATGCGCGTTTTGGCGCGATGATCGCCATTACGCCGGATGGCGCTGTGCATTTCACCTGCCCTTCCTCCGAAATGGGGCAAGGCACGCAGGAGACGCTGGCCCGTCTGGTCGCCGAGGAACTGGATTGCGACTGGGCCCGGATGCAGGTGCTGCTGCCGTGGGCCGACCGGGCCTTTATCAACCCGGCCATGGGCAAGCAGATGACCGCGAGCAGCGCGACCACGGTGGGCTATTTCCTGCCGCTGCGCCGGGCCGGGGCGGCGGCGCGCGCCATGCTGATGGCGGCGGGCGCGGCGCGCTGGGGCGTGGCGGTGGATCAGGTTTCCACGCAAGGCGGCGAGGTGGTCCATGCCTCCAGTGGGCTGCGGCTGACCTATGGCGCGCTGGCGGGCGAGGCGGCGCGTTTGCCGGTGCCGGGCGATGTGGCGCTGAAAAACTCTGCGGATTTCCGCCTGATCGGGGGCAAAAGTCCGCGCAAGGATTTGGCCGCCAAGGTGATGGGCCAGGCCGAGTTCGGCATCGACGTGGTGCGGCCCGATATGCTGGTGGGCGCGCTGGCGCTGGCCCCGCATCCGCGCGCCAAGGTGGAGGCCGCCAATCTGGCGCAGGTCAAGGCGATGCCGGGCGTGGTCGCGGTGGTGCCGGTCGATGGCGGCTATGCGGTGCTGGCCTCGCGCTTTTGGACCGCGAAAAAGGCGGCCGAGGCGCTGAAACTGACGGTGCTCTCCTCACCCACGGCGGGGGTGGATGATGCGGCGATCAATGCTTCGCTGACCCGTGCCTTTGCGGAAAAGGCGCCTGTACCCTTTCCCGATTTCGATTTTTCCACGATGCGCCCGCGCGCCGGAGGGGCTGACAAGCCTGCCGTGCTGGCCGCCATTGCCGCCGCCCCGCGCCGGGTGGAGGCCGAATATGATGTGCCCTATCTGGCCCATGCGGCGATGGAGCCTTTGAATTGCAGCGCCATTCTGGCCGATGGGCAATTAACTTTGTGCGGTCCGATGCAGTCGCCCGAGGCGGTACGGGCACTGGCGGCGCAAATGTCGGGTCTGCCGCTGGACAAGGTGCGGGTCGAGGTGACCTTCCTTGGCGGCGGATTTGGCCGCAAATGGGCGACCGATTTCCCCATCCCCGCGATGCAGGCCGCGATGGCCGTGCCGGGGCGCTGGGTCAAGCTGGTCTGGACGCGTGAGAACGATCTGGCGATGGACCAGTTCCGCCCGGCCTATCGCGTCAAAAGCGTGGCCGGCATCGGGGCGGATGGCGCGCTGCTGGCGATCCACAGCCGGATGGCGGGGCAATCCATCAACACCTATCACAAGCGTCAGGGCTTTCCCGGCATGGCCGATCCCACGGCGGCGGGGCTGCTGATCTATGGCTGCTATGCCACGCCGATGAAGCTGATCGAGTTTCACGAAGCCGATCTGGCGATCCCGGTCGGCTTCTGGCGATCCGTTACGATGAGCCAGAATACCTTCTTTGCCGAGAGCTTTATCGACGAGGTGGCGCGCGCGGCGGGGCGGGATCCCTATGCCTATCGCCGCGCGTTGCTGGCGGGTGAACCGCGCATCCGGCGCGCGCTGGACAAGGCCGCTGCGATGATCGGATGGGACCGACCCAAGGCAAAGGGCGTGGGGCGCGGCATCGCGCTCACCTACAACGAGGGCCATGTCTGCGCGCAGGCGGTCGAGGTGCATGTGGCCAAGGGCAAGCTGGCGATCCGGCGCATTGTCGCGGCGTTTGATTGCGGGGTGATGGTCGATCCGCCGGGCGTGGAAAGCCAGATCAGTGGCGGCATCATCTTTGGGCTTCAGGCCGCGCTCTGGGGCGGGGTGTCCTTTGCCGATGGGCGGCCCACGATCAGCAATTTCAACGATGTCCGCCTGCCGGGCCTGGCCGATGTGCCGCCCATCGAGGTCGCCCTGATCCCCAGCGGAACAACGCCGGGCAATGCGGGCGAGGCCGGGACGCCGCCGATTGCCCCGGCGCTGGCCAATGCCATTGCCGATGCGGGTGGTGGCCGGGTGCGCCGCCTGCCCCTGTCGCTTCGTTTTGAACTGGAAAACGCATGA
- a CDS encoding DUF1330 domain-containing protein translates to MTAHIVATVRVHDREKFGAYIQAVAGLAETFGGEYVLRGKVAEVMEGDVDPAEMVVVLRFPDAERARAYVNSPQYQAGKALRLNGGGVVESRLLV, encoded by the coding sequence ATGACTGCGCATATTGTTGCCACCGTTCGCGTGCATGATCGCGAGAAATTTGGCGCCTATATTCAGGCCGTCGCGGGTCTGGCCGAAACCTTCGGCGGGGAATATGTCCTGCGGGGCAAGGTGGCCGAAGTGATGGAGGGCGATGTGGACCCGGCCGAAATGGTGGTCGTCCTGCGCTTTCCCGATGCCGAGCGCGCGCGGGCCTATGTCAACTCGCCGCAATATCAGGCGGGCAAGGCGCTTCGCCTGAACGGCGGCGGCGTGGTGGAATCGCGGCTTCTGGTCTGA
- a CDS encoding TonB-dependent receptor, translating into MSHKHLLLTSCLYGLAMMATPAHASDNAADAAAEPAAAEQSQGLGDIVVTAQRREEKLQDVPVAVSAFSPVMIRQLNIVDAISTSKFVPGMISGHNAGLGSANAYYLRALGNSQSTATFDAPITTYVNDIYIARQNANNYAFFDTERVEILRGPQGTLFGRNTTGGAINVILRKPADHFAASGEVTGGSFDRYTAKGTVDVPLSEKVLSKVSAFYISDRGYLKNVTTGEWMNGEKTWGVRGDLRIRPNTALTIDLSAEYSRNAGTYAGLRNVPGTSPYIVGGTTVPVFYETAAGLRRTDCSQNNINTLLSTGKGACNLTTVTSLGANVSYDTGAGTLTYIAGWRRMNQGYINQYDGSTVNPYAGYILVDNGTNDQWSQEVKFNTSLFGGRAKLTTGLFYLQEISNDRQTTFNGGTTSFRAIQDSIYRFKAETAAAYAQTDIKLLDPLTLTLGGRYTWERKTLHFTPSPTFTGLGYGDAAVQAFGIPLAQSVNRFTPRIALNYKASRDVMLFASATNGFKSGGWNGTAAIPSSAVTFRPEKTWSYEAGVKSEFFDHKLRVNVTGYIARTTDLQATAAVVSSVTGTIAQLPFNAGTQLVKGVEIETSAKLGDLTLFANPSFMDAKYTYISPAATTLTTALAPVRAPTFQINSGALYEKSVPELKGTLGASVAWRHNSPYWVAVLNTTHTNTEDFLDLGVSYRTQDDHISVGFDVSNVTNQKTVTANFLSLFPGDPRRYTVRVRFKM; encoded by the coding sequence ATGAGCCACAAACATCTTCTGCTGACATCCTGCCTCTATGGTCTGGCCATGATGGCAACGCCTGCCCATGCGTCGGACAATGCCGCAGACGCCGCCGCCGAACCTGCTGCTGCCGAACAATCCCAAGGGCTTGGCGACATCGTGGTCACCGCGCAGCGCCGCGAGGAAAAGCTTCAGGACGTCCCCGTCGCGGTCAGCGCCTTCAGCCCGGTGATGATTCGCCAACTCAACATTGTGGACGCGATCAGCACCTCGAAATTCGTGCCGGGCATGATTTCGGGCCACAATGCCGGTCTGGGTTCGGCCAACGCCTATTACCTGCGCGCGCTGGGCAACAGCCAGTCGACCGCCACGTTTGACGCGCCGATCACCACCTACGTCAACGATATCTATATCGCGCGCCAGAACGCCAACAACTACGCGTTCTTTGACACCGAGCGGGTCGAAATCCTGCGCGGGCCCCAAGGCACGCTGTTTGGCCGCAACACCACCGGCGGCGCCATCAACGTCATCCTGCGCAAGCCTGCTGACCATTTCGCGGCCAGCGGCGAAGTGACAGGCGGCTCGTTCGACCGTTACACCGCCAAGGGCACGGTCGATGTGCCGCTCTCGGAAAAGGTGCTCTCCAAGGTTTCGGCCTTCTATATTTCCGACCGTGGCTATTTGAAGAATGTCACCACCGGCGAATGGATGAACGGCGAAAAGACCTGGGGCGTCCGGGGCGATCTGCGCATTCGCCCCAATACTGCCCTGACCATTGATCTTTCGGCCGAATACAGCCGCAACGCAGGCACCTATGCGGGCCTGCGCAATGTGCCGGGCACCAGCCCCTATATCGTTGGCGGCACCACTGTTCCGGTCTTTTACGAGACGGCGGCAGGCCTGCGTCGCACCGATTGCAGCCAGAACAACATCAACACCCTGCTCTCCACCGGCAAGGGCGCGTGCAACCTGACCACCGTGACCTCGCTGGGCGCGAATGTCAGCTATGACACGGGTGCGGGCACGCTGACCTATATCGCGGGCTGGCGCCGGATGAATCAGGGCTATATCAACCAGTATGACGGCAGCACGGTCAATCCCTATGCCGGCTATATTCTGGTCGATAACGGCACCAACGATCAGTGGTCGCAGGAAGTCAAGTTCAACACCTCGCTGTTTGGCGGGCGGGCCAAGCTGACGACCGGCCTGTTCTATCTCCAGGAAATCTCGAACGATCGTCAGACGACCTTCAATGGCGGCACGACCTCGTTCCGCGCCATTCAGGACTCGATCTACCGCTTCAAGGCCGAGACGGCCGCGGCCTATGCCCAAACCGACATCAAGCTGCTCGATCCGCTGACCCTGACGCTGGGCGGGCGCTATACGTGGGAGCGTAAGACGCTGCACTTCACGCCCTCGCCCACCTTCACGGGGCTGGGTTATGGCGACGCGGCGGTGCAGGCCTTCGGCATCCCGCTGGCGCAGAGCGTCAACCGCTTTACCCCGCGCATCGCCCTCAATTACAAGGCTTCGCGCGATGTGATGCTGTTTGCCTCGGCCACCAACGGCTTCAAATCGGGGGGCTGGAACGGCACGGCCGCAATCCCCAGCAGCGCGGTGACCTTCCGTCCGGAAAAGACATGGTCGTATGAAGCCGGCGTGAAGTCCGAATTCTTCGATCACAAGCTGCGGGTCAACGTTACGGGCTATATCGCCCGCACGACCGACCTTCAGGCCACCGCCGCCGTGGTGAGCTCGGTGACGGGCACGATCGCGCAATTGCCCTTCAATGCGGGCACGCAATTGGTCAAGGGCGTCGAAATCGAAACCTCGGCCAAGCTCGGCGACCTGACGCTGTTTGCCAACCCCTCGTTCATGGATGCCAAATACACCTATATCAGCCCGGCGGCGACCACGCTGACGACGGCCTTGGCGCCGGTGCGCGCGCCCACGTTCCAGATCAACAGCGGCGCGCTGTATGAAAAGAGCGTGCCGGAGCTCAAGGGCACCTTGGGCGCCTCGGTGGCCTGGCGGCACAATTCGCCCTATTGGGTGGCGGTGCTGAACACCACGCACACCAACACCGAGGATTTCCTCGACCTTGGCGTGTCCTATCGCACCCAGGATGACCATATTTCGGTCGGGTTCGATGTGTCCAATGTCACCAACCAAAAGACGGTGACGGCCAACTTCCTCTCCCTCTTCCCCGGCGATCCGCGCCGTTACACTGTGCGGGTTCGCTTCAAGATGTGA
- a CDS encoding polysaccharide deacetylase family protein: MSLDPTYLEYAKRGLGYDHALYPYAPLPKRAPLTWPGGQRMAVWFTVSLEWFPITPSDTPFRAPGHMQTAYPDYRHYTSREYGTRVGFYRLLDAFAKVGAKVSVAVNAAIAQRYPEIIADILDAGHEIIAHSTDMNGTIASTLPVEQERALIAQSLATLEAATGKRPRGWHSIARSQSFATLDLLNEAGVEYCVDWANDEMPFAFNNGLVNIPLNHELSDRQILNVQQQSVDSYAQQVLDAYDWLKQEAGDGGRMLPLHLTPYIIGLPYRMDAFEGLLAELAARSDTWFARGGDIFDAFTATKG, translated from the coding sequence ATGAGCCTCGACCCGACCTATCTGGAATATGCCAAGCGCGGCCTTGGCTATGACCACGCGCTTTACCCTTACGCGCCCCTGCCCAAGCGCGCGCCTCTGACATGGCCGGGCGGGCAGCGCATGGCTGTGTGGTTCACGGTCAGCCTTGAATGGTTTCCGATTACCCCCTCCGACACGCCCTTCCGCGCGCCGGGCCATATGCAGACCGCCTATCCCGACTATCGCCATTACACGTCACGCGAATATGGCACGCGGGTGGGCTTTTACCGCCTGCTCGATGCTTTTGCCAAGGTCGGTGCTAAGGTCAGCGTGGCGGTGAATGCCGCGATTGCCCAACGCTATCCCGAAATCATCGCCGATATCCTCGATGCTGGCCATGAAATCATCGCCCATTCCACCGACATGAACGGCACCATCGCGTCCACCCTGCCGGTGGAGCAGGAGCGCGCGTTGATCGCGCAGAGCCTCGCCACGCTGGAGGCGGCAACCGGCAAGCGCCCGCGTGGCTGGCACTCGATCGCTCGCTCGCAAAGCTTCGCCACGCTCGATCTGCTGAATGAAGCGGGCGTGGAATATTGCGTGGATTGGGCCAATGACGAGATGCCTTTTGCCTTCAACAACGGCCTCGTCAACATCCCGCTCAACCACGAACTGTCCGACCGTCAGATCCTGAATGTTCAGCAGCAGTCGGTCGATTCCTATGCCCAGCAGGTGCTTGATGCCTATGACTGGCTCAAGCAAGAGGCGGGTGATGGCGGGCGGATGCTGCCCTTGCATCTGACGCCCTATATCATCGGTCTGCCCTATCGCATGGATGCGTTCGAGGGCTTGCTGGCCGAACTGGCCGCGCGGAGCGACACCTGGTTTGCGCGCGGCGGCGACATTTTCGATGCCTTTACGGCAACAAAAGGATAA
- a CDS encoding formylglycine-generating enzyme family protein — translation MTYRWILAGLALAFAPPAMAAPKPVRDCADVCPAMVVVPAGHFIMGADAGEADRPEGAPHPVTIARAFALATREVTNGDYAAFLAATGYQTSRGCRSLIRATGKVEAIADADFRHPGEGAGEGAPDKPVVCVSWRDAKAYTAWLSQKTGKPYRLPSEAEWEYAARAGTNTEFPWEGGAAKACLHANVLDGDGMADGALAVFGGAGGMPAAVPCRDGFAGAAPVGSYPPNAFGLYDMVGNIWEWTQDCYVAPYPADAPRDGRAYEVAGACPRRAVRGGSWMSAAFRNRVTWRGRDPEDQVSWIFGFRVARDLVDGK, via the coding sequence ATGACCTATCGCTGGATTTTGGCCGGGCTGGCGCTGGCTTTCGCGCCGCCTGCCATGGCCGCGCCCAAGCCGGTCCGCGATTGCGCCGATGTCTGCCCGGCAATGGTGGTGGTCCCGGCGGGGCATTTCATCATGGGCGCTGATGCGGGCGAGGCCGACCGGCCCGAAGGCGCCCCCCATCCCGTCACCATCGCGCGGGCCTTTGCGCTGGCCACGCGTGAGGTGACCAACGGCGATTATGCCGCCTTTCTCGCGGCCACCGGCTATCAGACCTCGCGGGGGTGTCGCAGCCTGATCCGCGCCACGGGCAAGGTTGAGGCCATTGCCGATGCCGATTTCCGCCATCCCGGCGAGGGCGCGGGCGAGGGCGCGCCCGATAAGCCGGTCGTCTGTGTTTCATGGCGCGATGCCAAGGCCTATACCGCATGGCTGAGCCAGAAGACGGGCAAGCCCTATCGCCTGCCCAGCGAGGCCGAGTGGGAATATGCCGCGCGCGCGGGCACCAACACCGAGTTTCCGTGGGAGGGCGGCGCGGCCAAGGCCTGCCTCCACGCCAATGTGCTGGATGGCGATGGTATGGCCGATGGCGCGCTGGCGGTGTTCGGCGGGGCGGGGGGTATGCCTGCTGCCGTGCCTTGCCGCGATGGTTTTGCCGGGGCGGCGCCGGTCGGCTCCTATCCGCCCAACGCCTTTGGCCTTTATGATATGGTCGGCAATATCTGGGAATGGACTCAGGACTGCTATGTCGCGCCCTATCCCGCCGATGCGCCCCGTGATGGGCGCGCCTATGAAGTGGCGGGCGCATGCCCACGCCGCGCGGTGCGAGGCGGCAGTTGGATGTCGGCCGCGTTTCGCAACCGCGTAACCTGGCGCGGGCGCGATCCTGAGGATCAGGTGAGCTGGATCTTCGGCTTCCGCGTGGCGCGCGATCTGGTGGACGGGAAATGA
- a CDS encoding isochorismatase family protein, which yields MTIVGTKMVSEDKTARQIFEEVMANPARAKFGFGEKLAIVNIDFQNAYTRIDRYKTAYETDPRQIEYVNTISALARQKGMPVIWTHVAYAEDASDAGVWGTRTNTPDSLQNIKYDSDRHAFDERCQIDPRDTVYTKRMPSPFFETPLQSLLVWHKVDTVVITGGSTSGCVRAGAVDSLSRGYRTIVPIECCADKHESYHFANLTDLQLKYADVEPVQTVIDWLEGRPDA from the coding sequence ATGACGATTGTCGGCACGAAAATGGTGAGCGAGGACAAGACCGCCCGCCAGATCTTCGAGGAGGTGATGGCCAATCCCGCCCGCGCCAAATTCGGCTTTGGCGAAAAGCTGGCAATCGTGAACATTGATTTCCAGAACGCCTATACGCGCATCGACCGGTACAAGACCGCCTATGAGACCGATCCGCGCCAGATCGAATATGTGAACACGATTTCCGCGCTGGCCCGCCAAAAGGGCATGCCGGTGATCTGGACCCATGTGGCCTATGCCGAGGATGCCAGCGATGCGGGCGTCTGGGGCACGCGGACCAACACGCCCGACAGCCTGCAGAACATCAAATATGACAGCGACCGCCACGCCTTTGACGAGCGCTGCCAGATCGACCCGCGCGATACGGTCTATACCAAGCGCATGCCCTCGCCGTTTTTCGAAACGCCGCTGCAAAGCCTGCTGGTGTGGCACAAGGTCGATACCGTGGTGATCACGGGCGGTTCGACTTCGGGCTGCGTGCGGGCGGGCGCGGTGGATTCACTCTCGCGCGGCTATCGCACCATCGTTCCCATCGAATGCTGCGCCGACAAGCACGAATCCTATCACTTCGCCAATCTGACCGATCTTCAGCTCAAATATGCCGATGTCGAGCCGGTCCAGACGGTCATCGACTGGCTGGAGGGTCGCCCCGATGCGTGA
- a CDS encoding polysaccharide deacetylase family protein, whose amino-acid sequence MREGQADPGLYEFQRYRARKPITWPGGKKVAVWISPNLEYYEIDPPANPHRKSWAKPHPDVVGYSHRDHANRVGHWRMADVMSKHGFPGSVSLSVALCQHHPDVVADANARGWEFFSHGIYNTRYSYGMDEAQERAIIEDSIRTVREATGQTIRGWLAPALTHTPRTLDLIAEYGMDYTCDLYHDDQPFPVKVAKGRLISMPYSLEVNDHYGFFIYNMSPREYAQTLIRQYERLAAEESGTVMCIPLHSYLIGQPHRIGPFEEVLRHIAADAGDGGRAWITRAGDIADAWHAAQEEKA is encoded by the coding sequence ATGCGTGAGGGTCAAGCCGATCCGGGCCTCTATGAATTCCAGCGCTATCGCGCGCGCAAGCCGATCACATGGCCGGGCGGCAAGAAGGTGGCGGTCTGGATCTCGCCCAATCTGGAATATTACGAGATCGATCCGCCTGCCAACCCGCATCGCAAGTCATGGGCCAAGCCCCACCCCGACGTGGTGGGATACAGCCACCGCGACCATGCCAACCGCGTTGGCCATTGGCGCATGGCCGATGTGATGAGCAAGCATGGCTTCCCCGGCTCGGTCTCGCTCTCGGTGGCGCTGTGCCAGCATCACCCGGATGTGGTGGCCGACGCCAATGCGCGTGGGTGGGAGTTTTTCAGCCACGGCATTTACAACACGCGCTATTCCTATGGCATGGACGAGGCGCAGGAACGCGCGATCATCGAGGATTCGATCCGGACCGTGCGCGAGGCCACAGGGCAAACGATCCGGGGCTGGCTGGCGCCTGCGCTGACCCATACGCCGCGCACGCTGGATCTGATTGCCGAATATGGCATGGATTACACCTGCGACCTTTACCACGATGACCAGCCGTTTCCGGTGAAGGTCGCCAAAGGCCGCCTCATCTCGATGCCCTACAGCCTTGAGGTCAACGACCACTACGGCTTCTTCATCTATAACATGAGCCCGCGCGAATACGCCCAGACCCTGATCCGGCAATATGAGCGTCTGGCGGCCGAAGAAAGCGGCACGGTAATGTGTATCCCGCTGCATTCCTATCTGATCGGCCAGCCCCATCGCATCGGCCCGTTTGAAGAAGTGCTGCGCCATATCGCCGCCGATGCCGGAGATGGCGGACGCGCATGGATCACGCGGGCGGGCGATATTGCCGATGCCTGGCATGCGGCACAGGAGGAAAAGGCATGA